A single Marinitoga aeolica DNA region contains:
- a CDS encoding M50 family metallopeptidase yields MLTLFWFMVVITIVVFFHELGHFLFAKLFKTKVEEFSIGMGPKLFSYKGKETEFRFNLIPIGGYVRIAGEEPENAEGLSDNPELFYNKKPWQKFLIAFAGPLFSIILGYIVLSISGLLYGFPEVKIEKVIKDSPAYYAGIKPGDVIKKVDGHIVFDSSILSLAIKEGKELNLEIIRNGNPINLNIKPGFFDPEYTIIFKSDEDINIDSYNIKSFNMNPPEKIQEILPNLEKGDKLIIELENGKILKGKIEGYSISPQRYAIGVYFATFSNVINKDISPFKKEDKIIAINGKKISNGLDLIDLLSSISMSPDDNLITISNNKITEVKKSINSETLNIITLRNGKKAEIQLSKSKFLSILQEPLILKFAFDKWRPKGLEVISVSFQWANTLLRAMVDVIGQLFTGKVKTTDVMGPVGIAGAVGQAAKAGPEALISLIALITLNLGIVNLLPIPALDGGRIVFSIYEMITGKRTNPKIEATIHTIGFLILMGLFVYFTYNDILRFFK; encoded by the coding sequence ATGCTAACACTTTTTTGGTTTATGGTTGTTATAACAATCGTTGTATTTTTTCATGAATTAGGTCATTTTCTTTTTGCAAAATTATTTAAAACCAAAGTAGAAGAATTTTCTATTGGCATGGGTCCAAAATTATTTTCATATAAAGGAAAGGAAACAGAGTTTCGTTTTAATCTTATTCCGATAGGTGGATATGTTAGAATTGCAGGCGAAGAACCAGAAAACGCAGAAGGACTATCTGATAACCCTGAACTTTTTTATAATAAAAAACCATGGCAAAAATTCTTGATCGCCTTTGCTGGACCATTATTTTCTATAATATTAGGATATATTGTTTTATCAATTTCTGGGTTATTATATGGATTCCCTGAAGTTAAAATAGAAAAAGTTATAAAAGATTCACCTGCTTATTATGCTGGCATAAAACCTGGAGATGTTATTAAAAAGGTCGATGGGCACATTGTTTTTGATAGTTCAATTTTAAGCTTAGCTATTAAAGAGGGAAAAGAATTAAATTTAGAAATTATTAGAAATGGAAATCCCATTAATTTAAACATTAAACCGGGCTTTTTCGATCCTGAATATACTATAATATTTAAAAGTGATGAAGATATAAATATTGATTCCTATAATATAAAATCATTCAATATGAATCCTCCAGAAAAAATTCAAGAAATTTTGCCTAATCTTGAAAAGGGAGATAAATTAATTATTGAATTAGAAAATGGAAAAATTTTAAAAGGAAAAATTGAGGGATACTCAATATCTCCACAAAGATATGCCATAGGTGTTTATTTTGCAACTTTTTCAAATGTTATAAATAAAGATATTTCTCCTTTTAAAAAAGAAGATAAAATTATCGCCATAAATGGCAAAAAGATAAGTAATGGTCTCGATTTAATAGATTTGTTATCTTCAATTTCTATGTCTCCAGATGATAATCTGATTACAATATCTAATAATAAAATCACTGAAGTTAAAAAAAGCATAAATTCCGAAACATTAAATATTATAACTTTAAGAAATGGCAAAAAAGCGGAAATTCAGCTAAGCAAATCTAAATTTCTATCTATTTTACAGGAACCATTAATCTTAAAGTTTGCTTTTGATAAGTGGAGACCAAAAGGATTAGAAGTCATATCTGTTTCTTTTCAATGGGCAAACACCTTGTTAAGAGCTATGGTGGATGTTATTGGTCAATTATTCACAGGAAAAGTTAAAACCACAGATGTTATGGGACCTGTTGGTATTGCAGGTGCAGTTGGTCAAGCCGCAAAAGCTGGCCCAGAAGCTTTAATTTCTTTAATAGCTTTAATCACACTAAATTTAGGTATTGTCAATTTATTACCTATTCCTGCTTTAGATGGTGGAAGAATTGTGTTTTCAATTTATGAAATGATTACTGGAAAAAGAACAAATCCTAAAATTGAAGCTACTATTCATACTATAGGGTTCCTCATACTTATGGGACTTTTCGTATATTTTACATATAATGATATTTTGAGATTTTTCAAATAA